In Nakaseomyces glabratus chromosome I, complete sequence, the sequence ataaaattctaTACAATGCAACTGCATTGACATCCATTTTTCACCACATACTAGATGATGCTGAGAAATCATACTCATTTAGGAAATCTACGGCATTGGGTAGTTTGACTTCGcactctttcaaaaattggaaaTACGCCAGAAAGAGACTACAGAAGAGATATCCAAACGAATTACATTTGATTGATTCAGCATTATTTGTTCTGGTATTGGATGAATCAGCTGGTAACACTGCAGATGTTGCCGCAGATGAAGCAGAGCTGAAACCAGGCTCCATCCAAGCCACTTCCAACACTTGTAAAAGGTTGTTCTACGGAACTAGTATTATTGATAATGGTGGTCATCAAATCGGTTCCTGTGTCTCTAGATGGTATGACAAATTGCAATTAGTGGTCACCGCTGATGTCAAAGCTGCAGTCATTTGGGACTCTTTCACATGTGATGGTTCTGTGGTGCTTAGGTTTACTTCTGAAGCATACACTGAATCTATTTTAAGATTAGCTAGAGCTGTTAACGCTGGTGATCCTAGGTTCTCATTGTGGCCATCTGTAGTAGATTCTGTATGCGACAAAGAAATTGCAAAGACAGCTGGTGATATTAAGTCTGGTGAAATAAGTCCTGACTTGCTTGTTAACAAAATTGATTGGTCCTTCAGTAATATTCTAAACACACATGTGCATTTGTCTGAGACGAAGCTAGCtgatttgatttcaaaacACAATATTGTAAGATCTTCTGTTCCCTTAGGAAGGAGATCTGCTCAAAAATTGGGTATTAACCCTGACTCCATGATCCAAGTGGCTTTACAAGTGGCCTTCTATTCACTATACGGTAAAATGGTATATGGATTCGAGCCTATTTCCACAAGATGTTTCAAGAACTCTAGGTCCTCGTTCATTAATATCCAGAACAAAGAACTACTTGAGCTTTGCCAATTGTTCATATCTACTTCAATGGACGGTCTAGGTAAATTGGATAAATTCATACAAAGTTGTCAGAAACATACAGAAACTGTCAGATTGACCAAACAAGGCAAAGGGTTTGAGAAACATTTTAATGCATTGAAGTACTTGTACAAATTCCATGATCTTTATGGCATCGAGTTAagtgaagaagataaaCAGATGGCTGCATCTGTTTTTGAAAGCGAAGCCATAGCACCATTCTCTGCTCCAGAATTAATCATTGCTAACTGTGGTAACTCTGCTACGACAACCTTCGGTATCACTCCTGCGGTACCACACGGGTTTGGTATCGGTTACATTATCAAGGATGATCAGTGCGATTTGACAGTAACTTCCCAATTTAGACAAGGTAGCAGATTACTGTTCATGCTAAACTGGGTTCTGAATGAGATAAGAAGTTTCTGGAGAATGGCTCGTGCCACTTCTCAAACAAAGAGTGGTGTTAAAATTAGTCCTATGGTGGATAGGCTGTATGAGATGGACAATGCtttgaattcaaagaatCGTACGTCTTCCAACCTGAACATGAACACTGCATACGGCTTATTTGACTTGGATGCTCATGTTGACAGCAGAAGCGTTTCAAAATCTCCATCGCTAAAGAACTTACCTGCGAAGTTTGCTGAGATGACACCTTTCAACCCATTGGTGACAGCGCATTCCAGTCTAGCGCTTTCAGTTCCTACTGAGAAGGAAAAGCACGATACAGGTCACCAGATTTTGCAGTTTCAACCAAAGATCATTGGTGATGAAGGCGACGATGACGACATAGCTCTTCCAAGTGTGGAAGACATGAACTTATCAGCAGCAGATGCTGCCAAGAGACGTAATGTTATCGACtccaaatttgaaattgattttgacAGGTCCCGTGTTGGACGTAAGATTGTTACATTTGACTAGTCATGCCACTAGCCTATTAATAAAACTACTATGAAAAATTATGCGATTGTATGCTATAGTCTTTCATACCCAGAGCACAAGCTGACCGTGTTAATATTCCAATGTAAAATTAGTTACTCTTATTCtttgttatatttatttttcataCTTACTAGCATAACCACCCCCATAAGCacaatttatattttaacaGGATTTTCTGTCGTTAAGAGAGGTATGTAACCTATTTGAAAAGGAGCAATGTGCTAGCCGGAGATATGCGATGTTACTGTCCTGACATGTGTTCTAATTTCCTTGTCCTACAATGGCAGCGGTATAAGTCACATGTTTATAGCATCTCCAACGTAAATTTACGCAGCGaggagaaaaaaaaatttttcctTTCAGACGGTGGCCCATACGCATCGCACTGAATGTCAGAAATGTGCACAGAAGCTACTGCACAAACTTGGTATTTTTTGATGgcgatttttttttcatgcaattttgacaaaaaatgaaaatttcgagcaatttttcacttcaaTTAGCAATAATGGGTGGAGGAACTGGGAGAAGTAGTATTGAGCTTTTGGCGGTTGTAGTCTCCAGGAACATAGTATAACTAGGATTGGACTCACGTTTACTTAAGAAGTGTTAGTTACAGTTTTTTTAGTTGTAGGTCTCAGACATATCATACAAAATACAAAGCTAAGGAAGCCATGTCTGATTTGCAAGATCAAGAGCCaactattattatcaatggTGATCTTCCACCagtagaagaagaggaagtcTATGAGCAGGAAGAGCAAGAGGAAGTTGTTGAGGAGaagccaaagaagaaagttgCCTTTACCGGTCTAGAGGATGGTGAATCTGAGgaagagaagagaaagagagagTTTGAAGAAGGTGGTGGATTGCCAGAGCAGCCAGAAAACCCAGACTTTACTAAGTTGAACCCACTTTCTGCTGAGATTATTAACAGACAAGCTACTATCAACATCGGTACTATTGGTCATGTCGCTCACGGTAAGTCTACTGTTGTCAGAGCCATCTCTGGTGTCCAAACCGTTCGTTTCAAGGATGAGTTGGAACGTAACATTACTATCAAGCTGGGTTATGCCAATGCTAAGATATATAAGTGTCAAGAGCCTACATGTCCAGAACCAGACTGTTACAGATCTTTCAAGTCTGACAAAGAAATTAATCCAAAGTGTCAAAGACCAGGTTGCCCAGGCCGTTACAAACTTGTTCGTCACGTCTCTTTCGTCGATTGTCCAGGTCACGATATTCTAATGAGTACTATGTTGTCCGGTGCCGCTGTCATGGACGCAGCCTTGTTATTGATCGCCGGTAATGAATCTTGTCCACAACCTCAAACTTCTGAACATTTGGCTGCCATTGAAATCATGAAGTTAAAGCACGTTATTATTCTACAGAACAAGGTCGATTTAATGCGTGAAGAAAGCGCACTAGAACATGAAAAGTCTATCCTGAAATTTATCAGAGGTACTATTGCTGACGGTGCTCCAATTGTCCCAATTTCCGCTCAATTGAAATACAACATCGATGCAGTCAATGAATTTATCGTGAAGACTATCCCTGTTCCACCAAGAGATTTCATGCTTTCTCCACGTTTGATTGTCATTCGTTCTTTCGATGTTAACAAGCCAGGTGCTGAAATCGATGATTTGAAGGGTGGTGTTGCAGGTGGTTCCATCTTGAACGGTGTGTTCAAGTTGGGTGATGAGATTGAAATTAGACCAGGTATTGTCACTAAGGATGATAAGGGTAAGATCCAATGTAAGCCAATTTTCTCCAACATTGTCTCTCTATTTGCTGAACAAAATGACTTGAAGTTTGCAGTCCCAGGTGGTCTGATTGGTGTTGGTACAAAGGTCGATCCTACCTTATGTAGAGCTGATCGTCTTGTCGGTCAAGTTGTCGGTGCCAAGGGTCACCTACCAAGCATTTACACAGATATTGAAATCAACTACTTCCTACTGCGTCGTCTATTAGGTGTTAAGACTGAGAAACAAGCCAAGGTCAGAAAGCTGGTTGCCAACGAAGTTCTTATGGTTAACATTGGTTCTACTGCCACTGGTGCCCGTGTCGTTGCTGTCAAGGCTGATATGGCTAGATTGCAACTAACATCCCCAGCATGTACAGAAATCAATGAAAAGATTGCTCTCTCTAGACGTATTGACAAGCACTGGCGTTTAATTGGTTGGGCTACAATCAAGAAAGGTACCACTTTGGAACCAGTTGTCTAATTGCGACCTCAACAACAACTATTATTCACTTCTCAAAGTAAATTCTTTCACGATTTGCTTTAGCAATATCCTATGTATACTTCAAATTAATGTAATTAAATATTTCCCGCATTTTAGTTATCTTTTCAAGGAACTTCATTCATCAAATACAGGTTTGGATAAATTTCTTTATGTGAGCTATTAATATTAAGTAGTCGCCATAAAATGGTGTACTAAATATAGTAAAGCTTATTATATAGTTGGGTATGCATTAAGGATTTCGTTCGGCTATATATGCTAAATATCATCGGTTTGATTTTATCTGTTACTGATCTGATATTAATACAGATCAGCAATATCTTTTTGTTCGCTATgtatcttcttttcttcattattttgCTGTTTCTGAGTCTCTGAATGCTTTGGGTAGTCATTCTTCTTTGTATCCTGGCTTCCCAATTTACTAGCATTGTATTCGTTTGGATTAGGGATTTCGGTTCGCCTGTATGGTATGTTAGTTTGAGTGCTATTGTATTTTGATGTAGGCTTACCTGGTAAACTACTATGGCCTTGCAATCGAGTTTGGGACTGATTGTTATCATGGTACCCTTTGTGACGGTATCGATTTAAtgtagttgtagttatGCTCTGATCCTCCGTTTCATTAAAAGCTGCTCTGTTATTATATCTAGAATTAACTGAGGAGCTGTAACCTCTATTATACCCATTCTTCCTATCCTCATTTGAAGAGTAACGGCCCTCGCTCTGGTATGGTTTACTTCCCATATTCTCAGCTCTAGGATTGCTATGAGTTCCCATATTCGACGGTGTTATTCGGTTTCTTAGGCTACCAGAATGGTTATTACCTTCGTATCTCCCATATTTCGGCCCTGATGGTAGGGATGATCCGCCATATCTATTTGCCTTTGGTTGGGGATGTGGGACAGAAGGGTTTTGATTAAATTTCTGTCTCTTTATAGGATACTGATCATTCTTTTGATTACTTTGGTATGGCTGTTCTCTCTTAATCCctgattttttttcgaACTTTGCAGGTGATGGAGTAGCTTCCTTAATATGCCCAGGAGGTGCACTTGGGCCCTTCTGTGACATTGCTTCATGCAATTCTTCCTTATAACGTTTTATATCTGCCTCATGACTTTCTTCACATGGCAGAGTTAATCTGTCGGCGGCCAAAGGCTCTTCCTGAAAGAAAGGATGTTTCATTGCAGACATAGCTGTTAACCGCTTATAAGGATCTAAAGCCAATAAGCCTTTTAAAAAGGAAAGCCCAGTTGGTGTGAGATGCTTCCCAAATCTTTCATCAATCGTTGACTTATATTCAGTTTTTGTCAGCTCCGCTCCAGGTAGATATTTAGCTAGTTCCCATGTTCTTTCATCAGGAGTCCCCATTAGTTTGAATATTACATGCCCTTGATCAATATCTGTCTTACCTTGAAGAATTGGCTTCTTCTCAAAGAATTCAGCAAAAACACAGCCAACACCCCAAATATCTACAGCTGTCGTATAGTATTTGTCACCTAAAACCAGCTCTGGTGCTCTATACCACCTAGTAACAACCACAGAAGTGTACTTTGCCCCAGAACCAGCACTACCTggaaatttaatatttggTGGAGATCCATAATACTGCCTTGCTAAGCCAAAATCTGCTAATTTCAGTACTCCATTATGATCTATCAACAGATTTGCTGTTTTTATATCTCTATGCATAAATTTTGAGCaatgaataaaattaaCACCTTCTAATATCTGCTTCATCATATTCTTTATATCTGCCATTTTTAATTCTATCCGAGGATTATGAAGGATACCTGAAAGATCAGCCACCATAT encodes:
- the YAT2 gene encoding carnitine O-acetyltransferase YAT2 (CAGL0I08305g~Ortholog(s) have carnitine O-acetyltransferase activity); the protein is MSEEGTFAHEESLPRLPLPDLESSFEQLKASLEPLYYADGYYQHPLDPEQIESLSSSLTRFATSDAARKLQAKLKEFEEKNSCYLDKLHLDINNQTSAKEIADDVLPRNPFLILADDAVPDISQAERSAVLVHSALRFISALKNNKLPPDVNTKNGKYLSMEPYLNLFGTTRCPIFEEGEVENFDLDKPYTASDLDGSDESSDEFDDDYEFEAGEGTNDFGDNNRRRNSFIGAGDDDDGLEPKKLIEEANKEVEEEEQKAEHQRRPTTASTTTTINSTQSAGDKEEEDERLGQEVFKRHGITVKRHHDSKHILVISKGQYYTVDVLDEENKILYNATALTSIFHHILDDAEKSYSFRKSTALGSLTSHSFKNWKYARKRLQKRYPNELHLIDSALFVLVLDESAGNTADVAADEAELKPGSIQATSNTCKRLFYGTSIIDNGGHQIGSCVSRWYDKLQLVVTADVKAAVIWDSFTCDGSVVLRFTSEAYTESILRLARAVNAGDPRFSLWPSVVDSVCDKEIAKTAGDIKSGEISPDLLVNKIDWSFSNILNTHVHLSETKLADLISKHNIVRSSVPLGRRSAQKLGINPDSMIQVALQVAFYSLYGKMVYGFEPISTRCFKNSRSSFINIQNKELLELCQLFISTSMDGLGKLDKFIQSCQKHTETVRLTKQGKGFEKHFNALKYLYKFHDLYGIELSEEDKQMAASVFESEAIAPFSAPELIIANCGNSATTTFGITPAVPHGFGIGYIIKDDQCDLTVTSQFRQGSRLLFMLNWVLNEIRSFWRMARATSQTKSGVKISPMVDRLYEMDNALNSKNRTSSNLNMNTAYGLFDLDAHVDSRSVSKSPSLKNLPAKFAEMTPFNPLVTAHSSLALSVPTEKEKHDTGHQILQFQPKIIGDEGDDDDIALPSVEDMNLSAADAAKRRNVIDSKFEIDFDRSRVGRKIVTFD
- the GCD11 gene encoding translation initiation factor eIF2 subunit gamma (CAGL0I08327g~Ortholog(s) have GTP binding, tRNA binding, translation initiation factor activity, translation initiation factor binding activity), producing MSDLQDQEPTIIINGDLPPVEEEEVYEQEEQEEVVEEKPKKKVAFTGLEDGESEEEKRKREFEEGGGLPEQPENPDFTKLNPLSAEIINRQATINIGTIGHVAHGKSTVVRAISGVQTVRFKDELERNITIKLGYANAKIYKCQEPTCPEPDCYRSFKSDKEINPKCQRPGCPGRYKLVRHVSFVDCPGHDILMSTMLSGAAVMDAALLLIAGNESCPQPQTSEHLAAIEIMKLKHVIILQNKVDLMREESALEHEKSILKFIRGTIADGAPIVPISAQLKYNIDAVNEFIVKTIPVPPRDFMLSPRLIVIRSFDVNKPGAEIDDLKGGVAGGSILNGVFKLGDEIEIRPGIVTKDDKGKIQCKPIFSNIVSLFAEQNDLKFAVPGGLIGVGTKVDPTLCRADRLVGQVVGAKGHLPSIYTDIEINYFLLRRLLGVKTEKQAKVRKLVANEVLMVNIGSTATGARVVAVKADMARLQLTSPACTEINEKIALSRRIDKHWRLIGWATIKKGTTLEPVV
- the SGV1 gene encoding cyclin-dependent serine/threonine protein kinase SGV1 (CAGL0I08349g~Ortholog(s) have ATP binding, RNA polymerase II carboxy-terminal domain kinase activity, cyclin-dependent protein serine/threonine kinase activity); the encoded protein is MSQENSNVPALKRTESKYKIGRVKSLPTVQIDEKTGDSYIELAPRSEGKIYGCTTFQGNYKEEEKLGQGTFGEVYKGLHLQTQRKVAMKRIIVNQENDLFPITAQREITILKRLNHKNIIKLLEMVYDFPPESNNKDYAQFNQNNSANPPAVPKKFFYMILPYMVADLSGILHNPRIELKMADIKNMMKQILEGVNFIHCSKFMHRDIKTANLLIDHNGVLKLADFGLARQYYGSPPNIKFPGSAGSGAKYTSVVVTRWYRAPELVLGDKYYTTAVDIWGVGCVFAEFFEKKPILQGKTDIDQGHVIFKLMGTPDERTWELAKYLPGAELTKTEYKSTIDERFGKHLTPTGLSFLKGLLALDPYKRLTAMSAMKHPFFQEEPLAADRLTLPCEESHEADIKRYKEELHEAMSQKGPSAPPGHIKEATPSPAKFEKKSGIKREQPYQSNQKNDQYPIKRQKFNQNPSVPHPQPKANRYGGSSLPSGPKYGRYEGNNHSGSLRNRITPSNMGTHSNPRAENMGSKPYQSEGRYSSNEDRKNGYNRGYSSSVNSRYNNRAAFNETEDQSITTTTLNRYRHKGYHDNNQSQTRLQGHSSLPGKPTSKYNSTQTNIPYRRTEIPNPNEYNASKLGSQDTKKNDYPKHSETQKQQNNEEKKIHSEQKDIADLY